gaggcgtgcaTTTTCTGCGCCGTCACGCGTTTCTGTCGTTCGATCTGGGTCGCCTGACGGCGATGTTTGTCATCTTTTTGCCGGTGGTGTGCCTGACGCTGATCGGCGCAGACTATATCGATCCGAAGCGGGGGGTGTTTGATACCtccgcgccggtgcgccgcatgaTGCAGTGGGGCATCGGGGAGAACCCGGCGGTGATGACCGAGCGGCCGAACGCCACGCTGCCGTACCACACCTGGTGGACGATCGGCAGCCGCGCAGGCGATCTCTCGAACGCGCTTACGCCCCTCGTGGTGATCTTTGCTTTGAAGCAGGCGCCATTTGCGCTCATGTCCATGCCGTACTTTGGCAGTCTCTCGGTCCATGCGCTCGCGTTCCTGCACAAGTGGGGCGGGGGGCTGTTGTGGCTCTATGCGACGATCCACACGGTCGCGTGGTGCATTCAGATCGGGACGGACAAGAGCCGCAAGCCGGACATTTGGTCGCACCTCTTGGTCGTGCCCCGCTTCCGCTGGGCGATCGTTGCATACATCTTTCTCACAGGCCTCGTTACCCTGTCGATCGAGCCGATCCGGCGGCACTACTACGAGGCGTTCTACGTGGCACACGTCGTGTGCGTGTTTGGCTTTCTTATCGCGACCTGGGCGCACCATCCGCAGCTGGGCTGGTGGatgctcgcggcgctcttgcTGTGGATGCTTGAGCGGCTCACGCGCATCGTGCGTGTGATGTGGATCAACTACAGCGAGAAGCCGGCGTCGCTCAAGCAGGCGCCCGCACATATGCCGCTGGATACACAgcccgagcgcaaggaagagccgatgcgctcgggTCTGTACAGCACGAgcggcctcgaggcgtCGCACGCGGACCTCCCGCGCTATCCCTCGCAGCCGTACGACATGTCGAGtgcgggcgcctcgcgcgtcgacctcggctGGGAGCACGGCTCGCAGGTTGAGGGCTCCTTTCACAAggatgctgcgcacgacTGGAACGATTCGGGGGACGTTGCGATGCACCCGCTCTCGATGCAGAGCAACCTTTcgctcgcgcgcccggccacgccgcggcacgtTGCACCGCCCGCGATTcccgcggcgcttgccgcgccTTTTCGTCCCGTCGTCTcgcgcgacctgcgcatGCAGCTGTTTCCGGGCTACGCATTTATCCAGCCGTTGTCGGGGCAGATGATGCGCCtggtgctgcgcaccgcctcgccgatccGGTGGCGGCCAGGCCAGTGGCTGTACCTGCAGCTCCCAAGCCTGTCGTGGTTCCAGAGCCACCCGTTCACGATCGCCAGCTCGTTTACCAAGAAGAAGAACGACAAGTACGGCGTCGATCCGGACTTGAacgacgtcgaccagctcgtccTGCTGCTGAttcgcgcacgcggcggccttACGCGGCGCCTCTGGGACCACGTCGAACAATCTTGTCGCTCTGCCGAGCCGCAGCAAgagtcgctcgcggcgtcgaccgccttCCCGGTCCTCGGCCAAGGGCAGGTCAAGTCAGAAGTCAAGGGCGCGTTTATGCGCGCGATTGTCGACGGGCCGTTTGGCAGCAGCGACCGCATCGACTGGGGCGCAtacgcctcggcggtgaTCGTGtgcggcggctcgggcgtgtcgtTTGGTATCTCGGTGTTGGATCACTTGTGCCGCCAGattgcgcgcgcgctgcgcggcgaacAGGTGCGGGGCATGTACGGACGGCCGTTccacctgcgccgcgtttGCTTTGTGTGGATCATGCGCGAGTTTGCGCACCTGCAGTGGGCCGCAAGCGCGATCCGCCTGTGCCTCGAACTGCTCCCTCCGCAGAATTTGACGGTGCAGATCTACGTCACGCACGTCAACCAAAAGCTCGTGCTGCCGCAGGATCCAGGGATGTCGCCTGCGCAGTCGCCGCAAATGGCAGACGCAGCGacgccggacgcgccgccggtgcttgcgcttgACGTcaacgcgccgccggcggccccGGCGGTGCTCACGCACGAGTCGGACCTCGGCGATTTGGCGCTGAACGAGGGCGAGCTTACACAGTTCTCGCCTGAAgaagacgcgccgctctcggcgaTGGACCGCTCGATGAACGACTACATTATGCGCGAGGGCaagatgcgccgcgccaagaCGCGGCACAAGTCGATGCGGCGCCCTCGGCGTGGCccctcgccgccgtcgcgcaaAAACACCGACGACCCGTCCGCGGGctttgccgagcagcatgCCACGGCCCAGGCCGGCGTCGAtctcggccgccggcgccccaTTGCCGCCCCGGGCTCGCtcacggccgcggcgaaccaggcgctgctcagCGAGCCCTGGTCGCAGACGCCGGCCATGACGCCCGGCACCGGCCCGGGGACGCCTATCTACCCCAGTGGCTCGGTGACGCCGATGCGCCCAATGAGCCCCCCGGCGGCGGTGTCGGGCAGCCCCGGCGTAATGAGCCCCGCACCGATGGTGTCGAGTGCGGACGACTACTTTTCCATGTCGCCGCACGCCCCGGGCGTGCCGGGTACCAATACCTATCCCCCCCCGTCGACGGACGAAGGGCACACGATCGACATGACGGGTTCGTACCAAGAGCCCCGGGCGCTGGCAAACCTCGACGCGAACGAGATTTCCGACTTTGACGTCATGGCCGAGCTGACGCGCGCCGGCTACCCcaagctcgatgcgctgaTCCACGACGAGATGGAGCACGCGGGTGGCCGCACGCTCaccgctgcgtgcggcccgGCCGGCCTCCTTGCGCTGATCCGGTCGATCGTCGCGAAGCAGATCAGTGTTCACAAGGTGTGGCAGGGCGATCTTCGCGGCCATGCGAATGTGTATACCGAGTCTTACGATTCATGATACCTCTGGGACATTTGTTCACCACTTTGTTTAAGTAGCACCCCTTATTCTATGACCACATCATAAAATTGTCGCACCATGAGATTGAGCATGCTGCCAAAGAACAGCGCGACAAACGTCGAGTAGAACAGGATGATGTTGTACGGCATCGAAAAGTCGGGCACCGCAATGTCCAGCaggctcggcgccgcgtaaATGCGCTCGCTCTGCACCGCGTGCACCGGCGCTTGGCGGTGCACATAGGCCCACGGCCGCCCGTGCACCACCGGCACAAAGAGCGCAGGCGGCAGATCTATGCCGCGGTGAGGATCGGGCACGTGTTCGTCATAgtgcagcacgcgcttGGCGATCACATAGGTGACCGTGAGCGTGCTTGCGGCGGGCACGCGCAGTGTCAGCTCCACTGCGCCGGTCTtgttgcgcagctgcgacGGCTGGtagtgcgcgtgcgcgacaaACGGCGTGTCAAAGTCGTCCCGATAGCGCAccgtctcgtcgtcgtcctgcgcATTCTGCACAAGCGACGTGTGCAGCGTGTGCAtcagcggcgcgacgacccACGGCAGCTGGTCGTAGTATTGTACGTACACCGTCTCGGTCGGCAGGTCGTTGTGCAGCGtgaggcgcacgaggttCTTTTCCTGGCCGTAGCCAAGCACCTGACGACTcgcctgcagcggcgcgcgccgcaaaaAGGGGCCAGCGCGGTCCGCGTGGAAGGCGAGCGAGAAAGGCGCGCGTGTGGTATCATAGACGTGCTcgtccgtgcgcaccgTATAAGGATTGTGCCATtcgtcatcctcgtcgtcgtccacaACGCGGCCGACAGGCGTCACAGAGGCCTTGTGCggcacgacgagccgcaccgcgctcgTGTCGGCTACCGGGCATGCCTTGTCGATGCcgcgcgaaaagagcgtATCGAGCGTCCAGTGGTGCCCGGTGTGCTCGATCGAGGGGGGGCGCATCACGACttccacgccgagcaccacCGTGTAGCCCGACGCagtgcggcgcacacgcgccgaGATGCTGTGAAACTCTGACTTGAGAATCGTATGGGGCTGTACGAGGCTCGCgaggcccgcgccgcccttGCACGGGAGGAGCTTAAGGAGCGGCGTGATATTTTCCGTGCACAccgactcgctcggcaAATAGGCGTGAAGCATCGACGCGTttgccggcgcgtcgctccacGCGTACATTGCTGGTACCTCGACCGAGGTCGCCTCGTCaatcgcgtcgagcgacgcgcaaAACGTCCctgcgagcgccgaggtgAGGCGCCGCCAGCGCGTTGCGAGTGGCATGCTGTGCTCCTTGCCGAAGCTTGCCCagacctcggcgccgcttGCGGCCGACTGGCTGCCCGCCTGTGCACCCCATGCGCCGTACTGCCAGCGTCCAGCTGTGAGCGAGAGCTGGaacgcgtcgacgtcgagcgacgcgacggGCTGCAGCAGGCCCCGGGGCAGGAGCCGGAAATGGTGCAGCGATGCGTCGTCCGAGTGCAGCGCAAACGAGAAGGCAGCATGCACGCGCCCTCccggcagcgtgcgcaggtcgagcgtctcgttGAACGTCTCTcccgcgacgcacgcgacaagcgcgccgagcagggcACAGACGCCGAAGCGCATGGTGGAAGGGTATCGACGGCCACGTGGCCCTACAACACTACGAAGCCACACCAATGACCTGGGGTAAGCAACACGAGAGAAACGTACATTCATGTGCAGCGGCATCGTTGGGTACATCGCAGCAGGCCTGTACTTGAGGTACATGGACGGCTTGAGCGTGCCGTCAAACTCGTACAGCTGCAGCTTGTACGACGGCTGGCCGTAGTGCAGGTACGTCGTGATATCGAATCCTTTCATTTCCTCTTTTCTGCTGTTAGAGCGGCGACGTACTGTCCGTAGTATCCGACCTGGTCGTTCTTGCGCTCACACGGACTCGACACCTGCTGGCGGCCGTCGGGGCCGTATGGCTCGAGGATAATCCGGTTGTCGTTGAGGATCGTATAGTTTCCGTGCTGCCAAATCAGCTGCGACTGGTAACAGCCAGGACCGAGGTCTGGATGAGAGGGGAAAAGACGTACCGGTAAGCACAGAGTACTGATACAGGAGCTGCTCCCAGTATCCTGTCGTCGAccccggcgacgaggacttGAAACTGTATGACTGCCCCGAGTTCTGGGGGATATTGAACGAGATATTCACAAGGTTAAAGTATTTCTGCGTGAGATACGCAACAACGCACCTGTCCTGTCTCGACGGCGCCAGTGCCCGTCGACCAGGTACCGTCCAGGGACGTGTCCATCACAGGAGGGTTGGGCACCTTGAGCTTTTGGCAATGCACCGTAGCCGCcgaaaagagcgccgcggcaatGTACACCCCTACAGAGGATATCCGCATAGTGGACAGAGGCGTGGAATGGAGCGGACAGCGGCACAAGCGTCTGTGCTCGCCAAGAAGTTGGTCTCTGGTAAACAGCCCCTGCGCCAATCACATGTGGCTATGCAAATCGGGGTCACGGAACTCCGCGTAACACATTTTGGCACTCGAACCACACGTGATCGGAGGCGAGGGCGGCGCTCAGGCCGCCCTGAACGAAGAGCTGCGTCggagcgctgcggcgcgccgctcgtggccggacgagcgacgtgcgtaCGTGCCGACGGTTAATAGTGGAAGTAGGCAGGTGCATGCGCGAGACTCGCTCAGGGGTATCATTTGCaggaggcgcagcgtcggccTCTTCATCGACCTCCTCCATCGCTTCTTCCTCCTcaggaggcggcgcatcctcgagcggcacatGCCAATGCGGTCGCGGCGTCCATCCTGgtgcgcgcagcgtgcgcggtgCATGGAGGAGGATACGTGTAGGTCCAATAGGCACAGATCGTTCCTGCATTGCTTCGTGCATCATGCAAtggcgcacgagcttgCGCTCAAGGAGCGCTGCGACCTTtttgcgct
This sequence is a window from Malassezia japonica chromosome 5, complete sequence. Protein-coding genes within it:
- a CDS encoding uncharacterized protein (EggNog:ENOG503NXIB; COG:S), yielding MARAPALEVQGVLQAQWEREARGEQASGHLIKVLSLFAHAAVRYALWAAGQVPEPLDTLALHARYALDEQGEDAEVLVPAVSYAVNGAVPGDVPRGIRDARLRAIVELVHASTQLEAQLYGAFASIQNDAPHLVHLAVVHGASLHFAKAVWVWSLEDVLAPAPSHASDSPAAETQRKKVAALLERKLDAPPPEEEEAMEEVDEEADAAPPANDTPERVSRMHLPTSTINRVYIAAALFSAATVHCQKLKVPNPPVMDTSLDGTWSTGTGAVETGQKYFNLVNISFNIPQNSGQSYSFKSSSPGSTTGYWEQLLYQYSVLTDLGPGCYQSQLIWQHGNYTILNDNRIILEPYGPDGRQQVSSPCERKNDQVGYYGHRKEEMKGFDITTYLHYGQPSYKLQLYEFDGTLKPSMYLKYRPAAMYPTMPLHMNVIGVAS
- the GPI16 gene encoding Subunit of the glycosylphosphatidylinositol transamidase complex-like protein (BUSCO:EOG09261LEU; TransMembrane:1 (n3-13c17/18o504-523i); EggNog:ENOG503NUNX; SECRETED:SignalP(1-18); COG:M; COG:O); its protein translation is MRFGVCALLGALVACVAGETFNETLDLRTLPGGRVHAAFSFALHSDDASLHHFRLLPRGLLQPVASLDVDAFQLSLTAGRWQYGAWGAQAGSQSAASGAEVWASFGKEHSMPLATRWRRLTSALAGTFCASLDAIDEATSVEVPAMYAWSDAPANASMLHAYLPSESVCTENITPLLKLLPCKGGAGLASLVQPHTILKSEFHSISARVRRTASGYTVVLGVEVVMRPPSIEHTGHHWTLDTLFSRGIDKACPVADTSAVRLVVPHKASVTPVGRVVDDDEDDEWHNPYTVRTDEHVYDTTRAPFSLAFHADRAGPFLRRAPLQASRQVLGYGQEKNLVRLTLHNDLPTETVYVQYYDQLPWVVAPLMHTLHTSLVQNAQDDDETVRYRDDFDTPFVAHAHYQPSQLRNKTGAVELTLRVPAASTLTVTYVIAKRVLHYDEHVPDPHRGIDLPPALFVPVVHGRPWAYVHRQAPVHAVQSERIYAAPSLLDIAVPDFSMPYNIILFYSTFVALFFGSMLNLMVRQFYDVVIE
- a CDS encoding uncharacterized protein (COG:I; EggNog:ENOG503Q51S; SECRETED:SignalP(1-16); TransMembrane:6 (n3-11c16/17o86-107i114-132o152-171i178-195o201-218i511-533o)); the protein is MFVIFLPVVCLTLIGADYIDPKRGVFDTSAPVRRMMQWGIGENPAVMTERPNATLPYHTWWTIGSRAGDLSNALTPLVVIFALKQAPFALMSMPYFGSLSVHALAFLHKWGGGLLWLYATIHTVAWCIQIGTDKSRKPDIWSHLLVVPRFRWAIVAYIFLTGLVTLSIEPIRRHYYEAFYVAHVVCVFGFLIATWAHHPQLGWWMLAALLLWMLERLTRIVRVMWINYSEKPASLKQAPAHMPLDTQPERKEEPMRSGLYSTSGLEASHADLPRYPSQPYDMSSAGASRVDLGWEHGSQVEGSFHKDAAHDWNDSGDVAMHPLSMQSNLSLARPATPRHVAPPAIPAALAAPFRPVVSRDLRMQLFPGYAFIQPLSGQMMRLVLRTASPIRWRPGQWLYLQLPSLSWFQSHPFTIASSFTKKKNDKYGVDPDLNDVDQLVLLLIRARGGLTRRLWDHVEQSCRSAEPQQESLAASTAFPVLGQGQVKSEVKGAFMRAIVDGPFGSSDRIDWGAYASAVIVCGGSGVSFGISVLDHLCRQIARALRGEQVRGMYGRPFHLRRVCFVWIMREFAHLQWAASAIRLCLELLPPQNLTVQIYVTHVNQKLVLPQDPGMSPAQSPQMADAATPDAPPVLALDVNAPPAAPAVLTHESDLGDLALNEGELTQFSPEEDAPLSAMDRSMNDYIMREGKMRRAKTRHKSMRRPRRGPSPPSRKNTDDPSAGFAEQHATAQAGVDLGRRRPIAAPGSLTAAANQALLSEPWSQTPAMTPGTGPGTPIYPSGSVTPMRPMSPPAAVSGSPGVMSPAPMVSSADDYFSMSPHAPGVPGTNTYPPPSTDEGHTIDMTGSYQEPRALANLDANEISDFDVMAELTRAGYPKLDALIHDEMEHAGGRTLTAACGPAGLLALIRSIVAKQISVHKVWQGDLRGHANVYTESYDS